One Antricoccus suffuscus genomic region harbors:
- a CDS encoding potassium/proton antiporter, producing the protein MVLALTLLVSTSVLLVAILAIRFSSQIGLPSLLLYLGIGVLVGESGLGVQFEDFHLANSLGTVALAIILGEGGLTTRWHEVRPQLTQSVLLSTLGVFVSVGIMATFLVVVLGFGWQVALVIGAIVSSTDAAAVFSVLRRLRLPQRITATMELESGLNDAPVVILVTVLSVPARSIDPWWAIVLLIIYELVVGAIIGFSIAWVGVQLLRRGTLPSSGLYAVTAIVLLIFTFSVASLAHTSGFLAVYVAGVVFGNAQLPYKRATIAFAEAIAWLAQIGLFVMLGLLVSPPEIPGVVVPALLVGGVLLFVARPVSVFLSSLWSRVSLRDQAFYSWSGLRGAVPIVVATIPITHGIPRSGEILHMVFVLVVIFTLVQGTTLPQMARALRLAGKAETEDVDVEVSALDQIAAEVLTVSVPAGSRMHGVYVGELRLPATGVVSLIVRGDKRFVPQRDTRIRVGDSLLIVSATEDREATERRLHAIARAGRLATWQGENGG; encoded by the coding sequence ATGGTCCTTGCGCTGACGCTGCTGGTGAGTACGTCGGTGCTGCTCGTAGCCATCCTCGCGATCCGGTTCTCATCGCAGATCGGGCTGCCGTCGCTGCTGCTTTATCTAGGTATCGGCGTACTGGTTGGAGAGTCCGGCCTCGGCGTGCAGTTCGAGGACTTCCACCTCGCCAACTCGCTCGGCACCGTCGCGCTGGCGATCATCCTCGGCGAGGGCGGGCTCACCACTAGGTGGCACGAGGTGCGTCCGCAGCTGACCCAGAGCGTCCTGCTCTCGACGTTAGGCGTCTTTGTCAGCGTCGGGATCATGGCGACGTTCTTGGTCGTCGTGCTCGGATTCGGGTGGCAGGTCGCACTGGTCATCGGCGCAATCGTCTCCTCGACGGACGCCGCCGCCGTGTTTTCGGTATTGCGCCGCCTGCGCCTGCCGCAGCGGATTACCGCGACCATGGAACTTGAGTCCGGGCTCAACGACGCGCCGGTGGTCATCCTGGTCACAGTGCTCTCGGTGCCGGCGCGATCGATCGATCCGTGGTGGGCGATCGTGCTGCTGATCATCTACGAACTAGTGGTCGGCGCGATCATCGGCTTCAGCATCGCGTGGGTCGGCGTACAGCTGTTGCGTCGCGGCACGCTGCCGTCGTCCGGCCTGTACGCCGTCACCGCCATCGTCCTGCTGATCTTCACGTTCTCGGTGGCCTCGTTGGCGCACACCTCCGGCTTCCTGGCGGTCTATGTCGCCGGCGTCGTATTCGGCAATGCTCAGCTGCCCTACAAACGTGCCACGATCGCCTTCGCTGAGGCGATCGCGTGGCTCGCCCAGATCGGGCTGTTCGTGATGCTCGGCCTGCTCGTATCGCCGCCCGAAATCCCGGGCGTGGTCGTCCCGGCGCTGCTCGTCGGCGGTGTCTTATTGTTCGTCGCGCGCCCGGTGTCGGTATTCCTCAGCTCACTGTGGAGCCGGGTGTCGCTCCGTGACCAGGCGTTCTACTCGTGGTCCGGGCTGCGCGGCGCGGTACCGATTGTCGTGGCGACGATCCCGATCACGCACGGGATCCCGCGTTCCGGCGAGATCTTGCACATGGTCTTCGTGCTAGTCGTGATCTTCACCCTCGTGCAGGGTACGACGCTGCCACAGATGGCCAGGGCGTTGCGGCTGGCAGGCAAGGCCGAGACCGAAGACGTCGACGTCGAGGTCTCGGCGCTGGATCAAATCGCCGCCGAGGTGCTGACGGTGTCCGTCCCGGCCGGCTCCAGAATGCACGGTGTGTACGTCGGCGAACTTCGGCTGCCGGCGACCGGCGTCGTGAGCCTTATCGTGCGCGGTGACAAGCGCTTCGTTCCTCAGCGCGACACTCGGATCCGGGTCGGCGACTCGTTGTTGATTGTGTCCGCGACGGAGGACCGGGAGGCCACCGAACGCCGACTGCATGCCATTGCCCGGGCCGGTCGGCTCGCGACCTGGCAGGGCGAAAACGGCGGCTGA
- a CDS encoding TraR/DksA C4-type zinc finger protein: MAAKKSAGAKTASGARAAKKIPAKSVVAKKTAPTKTAPTKKTAAKSAAPVKVAVNGTAKKTAATKPAATAATAATKQTPKTAPKKTVPAKSAAKKTAPTKAAAKPKTPFNKVELREFGKLIDGQLQELQAEYDTAMIALDDLQHNRLDTAGDDPADAGNKTFEREQEMSIANNRMHLITQLQRARARVDEGSYGLCENCGKTIPKARLQAYPSATLCVDCKAREERR; this comes from the coding sequence GTGGCAGCGAAGAAGTCCGCGGGAGCGAAGACCGCGTCGGGTGCGCGTGCGGCCAAGAAGATACCTGCGAAGTCTGTGGTCGCGAAGAAGACCGCACCAACCAAGACCGCACCAACCAAGAAGACTGCGGCTAAAAGCGCCGCGCCGGTAAAAGTCGCGGTCAACGGCACCGCCAAGAAGACCGCAGCCACCAAACCCGCGGCCACAGCGGCCACAGCGGCCACCAAGCAGACCCCGAAGACCGCACCTAAGAAGACCGTACCCGCGAAGAGCGCCGCCAAGAAGACCGCACCCACGAAGGCCGCGGCTAAGCCGAAGACGCCATTCAACAAGGTCGAGTTGCGCGAGTTCGGCAAGTTGATCGATGGCCAGCTTCAGGAGCTGCAGGCCGAGTACGACACCGCGATGATTGCCCTTGACGACCTGCAGCACAACCGACTCGACACCGCTGGTGACGACCCCGCCGATGCGGGAAACAAAACGTTCGAGCGGGAACAGGAAATGTCGATTGCCAATAACCGGATGCACCTGATCACTCAGTTGCAGCGCGCTCGGGCCCGGGTCGACGAAGGCAGCTATGGGCTGTGCGAGAACTGCGGTAAGACCATCCCGAAGGCCCGGTTGCAGGCCTATCCCTCCGCGACACTCTGTGTGGACTGCAAAGCGCGCGAAGAACGTCGATAA
- the lspA gene encoding signal peptidase II, which yields MTDAPPPETGIEPPRRRTTMLLLVVGAVALLLDILTKVLVVATLSDQPPLRLLGGAVYFTLARNSGAAFSLGTGMTIVFTLLALIVVLVIVRTARKLYSRGWAISLGLVLGGALGNLVDRMFRHPGPFRGAVIDFISVFDPWGRTWPIFNLADSAIVVGGVLAVILAFAGVEMDGTRNRKADR from the coding sequence GTGACCGACGCACCTCCACCTGAAACGGGTATCGAGCCCCCTCGACGGCGTACGACGATGCTCTTGCTGGTCGTCGGTGCCGTGGCGTTGCTGCTGGACATCCTCACGAAGGTGCTCGTCGTCGCCACCCTGAGTGACCAACCGCCGCTGCGACTGCTCGGCGGCGCCGTCTATTTCACCCTGGCCCGCAACAGCGGTGCGGCGTTCTCGCTCGGCACCGGGATGACGATCGTCTTCACGTTGCTTGCGCTGATCGTGGTCCTGGTGATCGTGCGGACCGCCCGCAAGCTGTATTCACGCGGCTGGGCGATCAGCCTCGGTCTCGTGCTCGGTGGCGCGCTGGGCAACCTCGTGGACCGCATGTTTCGGCACCCAGGGCCGTTCCGCGGCGCGGTCATCGACTTCATCAGCGTTTTCGACCCGTGGGGTCGTACGTGGCCGATTTTCAACCTCGCGGACTCCGCGATCGTCGTCGGCGGCGTGCTCGCCGTCATCCTGGCCTTTGCCGGGGTCGAGATGGACGGCACGCGCAATCGGAAGGCCGACCGCTAG
- a CDS encoding RluA family pseudouridine synthase: MSSRLLPVPDGLDGMRVDAGLARLLGMSRTAAAELVESGAVQLDGRAVGKSDRLHAEALLDVTLPDPKPVQTLEDAQPVPGLGVIYSDDDIVVVDKPVGVAAHPSPGWEGHTVIGGVVAMGHRVSTSGAEERRGVVHRLDVGTTGLMVVAKSERAYTALKAAFKERTVEKVYHAIVQGHPDPTIGTIDAPIDRHPKHDWKFAVVAGGRDSVTHYEVIEAFPAASLAQIHLETGRTHQIRVHFSALRHPCVGDITYGADPVLAKRLGLTRQWLHARQLSFAHPADGRWVTFESPYPADLAAALEILRSDGQ, translated from the coding sequence ATGAGCTCGCGACTGCTGCCGGTACCCGATGGTCTCGATGGAATGCGAGTCGACGCCGGTCTGGCCCGGCTGCTCGGCATGTCGCGCACTGCCGCGGCCGAACTTGTCGAGTCTGGCGCGGTCCAACTCGATGGCAGGGCGGTCGGCAAGTCCGATCGGTTGCATGCCGAGGCGTTACTCGACGTCACGCTTCCGGATCCGAAGCCGGTGCAGACCCTTGAGGACGCGCAACCGGTGCCCGGCCTTGGCGTGATCTACAGCGACGACGACATCGTCGTAGTCGACAAGCCGGTCGGCGTGGCCGCGCACCCGAGCCCGGGTTGGGAAGGGCACACCGTCATCGGCGGAGTCGTCGCGATGGGGCATCGCGTCTCAACAAGCGGGGCCGAGGAGCGGCGCGGCGTCGTACACCGGCTCGACGTCGGCACCACCGGTCTGATGGTCGTGGCGAAGTCCGAGCGTGCCTATACGGCTCTGAAGGCGGCATTCAAAGAACGCACGGTCGAGAAGGTCTATCACGCTATCGTGCAAGGACATCCGGACCCGACCATCGGCACGATCGACGCGCCGATAGACCGGCATCCTAAGCATGACTGGAAATTCGCGGTCGTCGCTGGTGGGCGTGACAGCGTTACGCACTACGAGGTCATCGAAGCGTTCCCTGCGGCAAGCCTTGCCCAGATCCACCTCGAAACCGGTCGAACGCACCAGATTCGAGTGCATTTTTCGGCCCTCCGGCATCCCTGCGTTGGCGACATCACGTACGGCGCCGACCCGGTGCTCGCCAAACGGCTCGGGTTGACCCGTCAATGGCTCCATGCCCGTCAGCTGTCCTTTGCGCATCCCGCCGACGGCCGCTGGGTCACCTTCGAGAGCCCATATCCCGCCGATCTCGCCGCGGCGCTCGAGATACTGCGCTCGGACGGACAATAG
- a CDS encoding CPBP family intramembrane glutamic endopeptidase produces the protein MLDHDILPTSLSAFGHATLAAVILGVYLYFGEPFVGVALHRAFERAEQVDRYARRWLYTRLLILEWGLVALCAATVIMAPQVSAAALGLALPGTLLGWILTGITVVAGLAVLAATARAVETMRRLPREQVIRSLGGPSVVAMLPRTSAERRLFGLVSLSAGLAEEFVYRAFFLAVVTAIAPGFPIAVAAVVIVVGFGLAHAYQGPTGIAVTMVFGAVLAALYILTGSLLAPVILHILIDVRGIPLGRLLATPARHRRHR, from the coding sequence ATGCTCGACCACGACATTCTGCCTACGTCGCTTAGCGCGTTCGGGCACGCGACACTCGCCGCCGTCATCCTCGGGGTCTACCTCTACTTCGGCGAACCGTTCGTAGGGGTGGCGTTACACCGGGCGTTTGAGCGCGCCGAACAAGTCGACCGCTACGCGCGGCGCTGGCTCTACACGCGACTACTGATCCTCGAATGGGGGCTGGTGGCACTGTGCGCGGCTACCGTGATCATGGCGCCACAAGTTTCGGCGGCGGCGCTCGGCCTGGCGCTGCCAGGGACGCTTCTGGGCTGGATCCTGACCGGCATCACGGTGGTCGCAGGACTCGCCGTGCTGGCAGCTACCGCCCGCGCCGTCGAGACCATGCGCCGCCTGCCGCGCGAGCAGGTCATCCGTTCTCTGGGCGGCCCGTCCGTCGTGGCGATGCTGCCGCGCACGTCGGCCGAACGCCGCCTGTTCGGTCTCGTCTCGCTGTCGGCAGGTCTGGCCGAGGAGTTCGTCTATCGAGCATTCTTCCTCGCCGTGGTCACGGCAATCGCGCCAGGATTCCCGATTGCGGTCGCCGCGGTGGTTATCGTCGTCGGGTTCGGCCTTGCCCACGCGTACCAAGGCCCGACCGGAATCGCGGTGACCATGGTCTTCGGCGCGGTGCTAGCCGCGCTCTATATCCTGACCGGATCCTTACTTGCGCCAGTGATCTTGCATATCCTGATTGATGTCAGGGGGATTCCACTCGGGCGACTACTCGCCACACCTGCGCGCCACCGGAGGCACCGATGA
- a CDS encoding GNAT family N-acetyltransferase, with the protein MRTQHLTVTDKVARLCEPPVAFNEITEHQGRAVLRDAEVSARRAGAHHLVLRAFPADRDLLHEHGFTRSGSSDDEGNELIEMSKPLPVLRDATDDDSHALIELITGCFDEYEGCVMDVDGEEPWLRKPATSYAGLGGHLWVYSLGGPLGEVVACGALKPSTAGRDELKSMYVSKKIRRRRLAQDLNQMIENAARERGNTMVHLWSDTRFLSAHKLYAELGYRRLPEVRELHDKSNTSEIHFEKHL; encoded by the coding sequence ATGAGAACCCAGCACCTCACCGTCACGGACAAGGTCGCTCGACTCTGCGAGCCGCCGGTCGCTTTCAACGAAATCACCGAACATCAGGGCCGGGCGGTGTTGCGCGACGCCGAGGTTTCCGCGCGGCGGGCGGGCGCGCATCACTTGGTGCTGCGGGCATTCCCGGCCGATCGTGACCTACTGCACGAGCACGGGTTTACTCGCTCAGGATCGTCCGATGACGAGGGTAACGAGCTAATAGAGATGTCCAAGCCGTTGCCTGTCTTGCGCGACGCTACCGACGACGACTCGCATGCGCTGATCGAGCTGATCACCGGCTGCTTCGACGAATACGAAGGCTGTGTCATGGACGTCGACGGCGAGGAGCCCTGGTTGCGTAAACCGGCCACGTCGTACGCCGGGCTCGGTGGCCATCTGTGGGTCTATTCGCTCGGCGGCCCACTCGGAGAAGTCGTCGCCTGTGGCGCGCTGAAGCCGAGCACGGCCGGTCGCGACGAGCTGAAGAGCATGTACGTCTCGAAGAAGATCCGTCGTAGGCGGCTTGCCCAGGACCTCAACCAGATGATCGAGAATGCCGCTCGTGAGCGGGGCAACACGATGGTCCATCTATGGAGTGACACGCGGTTTCTCTCTGCGCACAAACTGTACGCCGAGCTCGGCTACCGCAGGCTGCCCGAGGTACGCGAGCTGCACGACAAATCCAACACCAGCGAAATCCATTTCGAAAAGCACTTATGA
- a CDS encoding DUF6882 domain-containing protein: MIDKPTLDVMAAAYAAVVAERQIAFERLAVAEIWTADLDDRQLHIGDRTFEVSFLGSAADAEGTWLWGWANAAFGVDHVATAPISELVTIGQKYDVPELTTPSLPLSALANPGIHGPGHGPGDTLAVVACGLLDGSAYYAGEYEGGTAYMLVTDASVPRPPVDVAGLPLLIQSATAMFPHDHRLTVETYLGVHGIEATTYGEFLTAHFDSGETISFTFDERGELTDLTRS, from the coding sequence GTGATCGACAAACCCACCCTCGATGTCATGGCCGCGGCGTACGCCGCCGTGGTCGCCGAGCGCCAGATCGCCTTCGAGCGGCTGGCCGTCGCGGAAATCTGGACTGCCGACCTTGATGATCGGCAGCTACACATCGGCGACCGGACCTTCGAGGTGAGCTTCTTGGGCAGCGCCGCTGACGCCGAGGGCACCTGGCTGTGGGGCTGGGCCAACGCGGCGTTCGGTGTCGACCACGTCGCCACCGCACCCATCTCCGAGCTCGTCACCATCGGCCAGAAGTACGACGTGCCGGAACTGACCACGCCCTCGCTGCCACTGTCCGCGCTCGCCAACCCCGGCATACACGGTCCCGGTCATGGACCTGGGGACACCCTCGCGGTCGTGGCCTGCGGCCTGCTCGACGGGTCGGCCTACTACGCGGGCGAATATGAAGGTGGCACGGCATACATGCTGGTCACCGACGCGTCCGTGCCGCGTCCGCCGGTAGACGTCGCGGGACTACCGCTGCTGATTCAGTCCGCCACCGCGATGTTTCCGCATGATCATCGGCTGACCGTCGAGACCTATCTCGGCGTACACGGTATCGAGGCAACGACGTACGGCGAGTTCCTTACCGCCCATTTCGACTCCGGAGAGACGATCTCCTTCACGTTCGACGAACGCGGCGAGCTCACCGACCTCACGCGTTCATAA
- the dnaE gene encoding DNA polymerase III subunit alpha, producing the protein MSAGKQFVHLHTHTEYSMLDGAAKIGALGARAAELGMPAIAMTDHGNVFGAYDFYSKITAAGVKPIIGMEGYYTPGSRHDRVPFEFGSITSDEADEQGSGNKGRSAYNHMTLLAYSTEGMHNLFRLSSLASLEGQYRKPRFDRDLLEKYHGGLIATTGCPSGEVPMWLRAGKAEKAKAAAADFQDIFGAENFFVELMDHNLAVEKGYRTSLLDIAGDLKIPLLATNDLHYTHKGDAKAHGALLCIQTGDRLSNPNRFQFTGDSFYLKSAEEMRMLFSEMPEACDNTLLIAERSEIAFNESANYMPRYPCPEGENEESWFVKEVEKGLHYRYPAGIPDAVRKQADYEVGVIAQMGFPGYFLVVADFINWAKDNGIRVGPGRGSGAGSIAAYAMRITDLDPLQHGLIFERFLNPDRVSMPDFDIDFDERRRGEVINYVTRKYGDDRVAQIVTFQTIKAKNAVKDSARVLDKPYAVGDILTKAMPPDVMGKGVPLSGIFDPEHDRYGEAGEFRGLYEENAEYREVIDTAKDLEGLRRGTGVHAAGVIMSSDPLINIIPLMRREQDGAIITQFDYPTCENLGLIKMDFLGLRNLTIVDDALDNIRSNRGEEVKVEELPLDDKGAYELLARGDTLGVFQLDGGPLRALLRSMRPDNFEDISAVIALYRPGPMGADSHNKYARRKTGREPVEPLHPELADALQDLLGDTYGLIIYQEQVMAIAQSVAGYSLGQADILRRAMGKKKKSELDAQYEKFSSGMADRGYTAAAIKALWDTLLPFSDYAFNKAHSAAYGVVSYWTAYLKAHYPAEYMAALLTSVSDSKDKMAIYLAECRRMGIQVLPPDVNESNARFTTVGTDIRFGMAAVRGVGNNVVTMVAAAREQKGAFTSFHDFLRKVDQSACKKNTVESLIKSGAFDSLGHPRRGLLAIHAEAIDAVADVKKQEAVGQFDLFGAMGGEDSDESPLGNTNFEIAIPGGEWAKREKLAFERDMLGLYVSDHPLQGLEHVLASAADASIASIKEEGAYEQNAVVTIAGILTGVERRMSQKGQFWAKAQLEDLEGSVEVLIFARTFEQVGHLIQDDQIVVVSGRLDSSEDQYRVRVSDLSIPDLTTQDSSPVTLQIQALRCTKPTVARLRDILRQHPGMVDVHLRVINGPRTTQVKLDDGLRVTRSPALVGDLKVLLGTDGFVQ; encoded by the coding sequence GTGAGTGCAGGTAAGCAGTTTGTGCATCTGCACACGCACACCGAATACTCGATGCTCGATGGCGCGGCGAAGATCGGCGCGTTGGGCGCGCGGGCGGCGGAGTTGGGGATGCCGGCGATCGCGATGACCGATCACGGCAACGTGTTCGGTGCGTATGACTTCTACTCCAAGATCACCGCCGCCGGGGTGAAGCCGATCATCGGCATGGAGGGCTACTACACGCCGGGGTCGCGTCATGACCGGGTGCCGTTCGAGTTCGGGTCGATCACCAGTGACGAGGCCGACGAGCAGGGCAGCGGTAACAAGGGCCGGTCGGCGTACAACCACATGACGCTGCTCGCGTACTCGACCGAGGGCATGCACAACTTGTTCCGGCTCTCGTCGCTTGCGAGCCTGGAGGGGCAGTACCGCAAGCCGCGGTTTGACCGGGACCTGCTCGAGAAGTACCACGGTGGGCTGATCGCGACGACCGGTTGCCCCAGCGGCGAGGTGCCGATGTGGCTGCGTGCGGGCAAGGCGGAGAAGGCGAAGGCGGCGGCCGCGGACTTCCAGGACATCTTCGGTGCGGAGAACTTCTTCGTGGAGTTGATGGATCACAACCTCGCGGTGGAGAAGGGGTATCGCACGTCCCTGCTGGATATCGCGGGGGATCTGAAGATCCCGTTGTTGGCGACGAACGACCTGCACTACACGCACAAGGGTGACGCGAAGGCGCACGGTGCCCTGTTGTGTATCCAGACTGGTGACCGGCTCAGCAACCCTAACCGGTTCCAGTTCACCGGCGACTCGTTCTATTTGAAGTCCGCCGAAGAGATGCGGATGCTGTTCTCGGAGATGCCCGAGGCGTGTGACAACACGTTGTTAATCGCCGAGCGTAGCGAGATCGCGTTCAACGAGTCGGCGAACTATATGCCGCGTTACCCGTGCCCTGAGGGTGAAAACGAGGAGTCCTGGTTCGTTAAGGAAGTCGAGAAGGGGCTGCACTACCGGTACCCCGCGGGGATCCCGGATGCGGTGCGCAAGCAGGCCGACTACGAGGTCGGCGTGATCGCGCAGATGGGTTTCCCGGGGTATTTCCTGGTCGTTGCGGACTTCATCAACTGGGCGAAGGACAACGGGATCCGGGTGGGACCGGGTCGTGGTTCGGGTGCGGGGTCGATAGCGGCGTACGCGATGCGGATCACCGACCTTGATCCGTTGCAGCATGGCCTGATTTTTGAGCGGTTCTTGAACCCGGACCGTGTCTCGATGCCGGACTTCGATATCGACTTCGACGAGCGTCGTCGTGGTGAGGTCATCAACTATGTGACCCGTAAGTACGGCGATGACCGGGTCGCGCAAATCGTCACCTTCCAGACCATCAAGGCTAAAAACGCGGTTAAAGACTCCGCCCGTGTGCTCGATAAGCCCTATGCAGTCGGCGATATTCTGACCAAGGCGATGCCGCCGGATGTCATGGGCAAGGGTGTGCCGTTGTCCGGGATCTTCGATCCGGAGCATGACAGGTACGGCGAGGCGGGCGAGTTCCGCGGGTTGTACGAGGAAAACGCCGAATACCGCGAAGTGATCGACACGGCCAAGGACTTGGAGGGGCTGCGCCGGGGGACCGGCGTACACGCGGCCGGGGTGATCATGTCCTCGGACCCGTTGATCAACATCATCCCGTTGATGCGCCGCGAGCAGGACGGCGCGATCATCACGCAGTTCGACTATCCGACGTGTGAAAATCTCGGCCTGATCAAGATGGACTTCTTGGGGCTGCGCAACCTCACGATCGTCGACGACGCACTGGACAACATCAGGTCCAACCGCGGCGAAGAGGTCAAGGTCGAGGAGCTGCCGCTCGACGACAAGGGCGCCTACGAGCTGCTCGCGCGCGGCGACACGCTCGGAGTGTTCCAGCTCGATGGTGGCCCGCTGCGGGCGCTGCTGCGTTCGATGCGCCCGGACAACTTCGAGGACATCTCGGCGGTCATCGCGTTGTATCGACCGGGTCCGATGGGCGCGGACTCGCACAACAAGTATGCGCGCCGCAAGACCGGCCGCGAGCCGGTCGAGCCGCTGCACCCGGAGCTGGCCGACGCGCTCCAAGACCTGCTCGGCGACACGTACGGCCTGATCATCTACCAAGAGCAGGTCATGGCGATCGCGCAGAGCGTCGCCGGCTACAGCCTTGGTCAGGCGGACATTCTGCGCCGCGCGATGGGTAAGAAGAAAAAGTCCGAGCTGGACGCCCAGTACGAGAAATTCTCTTCCGGCATGGCAGACCGCGGCTATACCGCGGCCGCTATCAAGGCACTGTGGGACACGCTGCTGCCGTTCTCCGACTATGCGTTTAACAAGGCTCACTCAGCGGCGTACGGCGTGGTGTCCTACTGGACGGCGTACCTCAAGGCGCACTACCCGGCCGAATACATGGCCGCGTTGCTGACCAGCGTCAGCGACTCCAAGGACAAGATGGCGATCTACCTCGCCGAGTGCCGCCGAATGGGCATCCAGGTGCTCCCACCGGACGTCAACGAGTCCAACGCCCGCTTCACCACAGTCGGCACCGACATCCGATTCGGTATGGCGGCGGTACGCGGTGTCGGCAACAACGTCGTGACAATGGTCGCCGCGGCGCGCGAGCAGAAGGGCGCGTTTACCTCGTTCCACGACTTCCTGCGCAAGGTCGACCAGTCCGCGTGCAAGAAGAACACCGTCGAGTCGTTGATCAAGTCCGGAGCGTTCGACTCGCTGGGCCATCCGCGCCGCGGCCTCCTCGCGATTCACGCGGAGGCGATCGACGCGGTCGCCGACGTGAAGAAGCAGGAAGCGGTCGGCCAATTCGACCTGTTCGGCGCGATGGGCGGCGAGGACTCCGACGAGTCGCCGCTGGGCAATACCAACTTCGAGATCGCCATTCCTGGCGGGGAGTGGGCCAAACGCGAGAAGCTGGCATTCGAACGCGACATGCTCGGCCTCTACGTCTCCGATCATCCGTTGCAGGGGCTCGAGCATGTGCTGGCCTCGGCCGCCGACGCCAGCATCGCGAGCATCAAAGAAGAGGGCGCGTACGAGCAAAACGCGGTCGTCACCATCGCCGGGATTCTGACCGGGGTCGAACGCCGGATGAGTCAAAAAGGCCAGTTCTGGGCCAAAGCCCAGCTCGAGGATCTCGAGGGCAGTGTCGAGGTGCTGATCTTCGCGCGCACCTTTGAGCAGGTCGGTCACCTGATCCAGGACGACCAGATCGTCGTCGTCAGCGGCCGGCTGGACAGCAGTGAAGACCAGTACCGCGTACGCGTGAGTGACCTGTCGATCCCGGACTTGACGACGCAGGACTCGAGCCCGGTCACGCTGCAGATACAGGCGCTGCGGTGCACCAAGCCGACCGTGGCACGGTTGCGCGACATCCTGCGTCAGCATCCGGGCATGGTCGATGTGCATCTTCGGGTGATCAATGGCCCGCGCACGACGCAAGTCAAGCTCGATGACGGGCTACGGGTCACGCGTTCGCCGGCGCTGGTCGGTGACCTCAAGGTCCTGCTGGGCACCGACGGCTTCGTCCAGTAG
- a CDS encoding amidohydrolase family protein — MSGRLLHRGREAYRSPFLGTPISARGASGLVLRGQVWTGGAATPYDGAVVIDSAGQVERIGPIGELTIPDRLPIIGSPTHWIGPGIIDTHVHLEFTALATQVSGGVIAMRDLGAPLAKVKRWQGAARRTGAQLITAGAILTAPGGYPGQSWGADGSAYEVTSAAHAVDAVGVMHLAGASLIKVALEPGDGWPTLSPSVAGAIVEAAHGHGLSVIAHALTVEMVQRALSARVDELAHTPTEELPSRTITHLADADIRVSSTLQTFFSGGIGRPALHNAAAMVEAGVPLVYGTDLGNSGTVSGVDPRELDRLAQAGLGRWGALRAATDRAAQSAGMDRSLGFIREGQVARCVVLSDDPIKEPGAWRAPTAVVVRGRVIRP, encoded by the coding sequence GTGAGCGGCCGGCTCCTGCACCGTGGCCGGGAGGCCTATCGCAGCCCGTTTCTCGGCACGCCGATCTCGGCCCGTGGCGCCAGCGGACTGGTGCTGCGCGGCCAGGTGTGGACCGGTGGGGCCGCCACGCCGTACGACGGCGCGGTCGTGATCGACTCCGCCGGCCAGGTCGAGCGGATCGGCCCGATCGGCGAGTTGACCATCCCGGATCGGCTGCCGATCATCGGCTCACCGACCCACTGGATCGGGCCCGGGATCATCGATACCCATGTGCACCTCGAGTTCACCGCGTTGGCGACCCAGGTCTCCGGCGGCGTCATCGCCATGCGGGACCTCGGCGCGCCGTTAGCCAAGGTCAAACGATGGCAGGGTGCGGCGCGGCGCACCGGTGCGCAGCTGATTACCGCGGGCGCGATCCTGACCGCGCCGGGCGGTTACCCCGGCCAGTCATGGGGTGCAGACGGTTCGGCGTACGAAGTGACCTCGGCCGCGCACGCGGTCGATGCCGTCGGCGTGATGCACTTGGCCGGGGCGTCCTTGATCAAGGTCGCGCTCGAACCAGGTGACGGCTGGCCGACACTCTCGCCGTCGGTCGCAGGGGCGATCGTGGAGGCCGCGCACGGCCATGGCCTGTCGGTGATCGCGCACGCGCTGACGGTGGAGATGGTGCAACGCGCACTGTCGGCTCGGGTCGACGAGCTCGCGCACACGCCGACCGAGGAACTGCCCTCCCGCACGATTACCCACCTCGCCGACGCGGACATCCGAGTGAGCTCCACCCTTCAGACATTCTTCTCCGGCGGCATTGGCCGGCCGGCGCTGCACAACGCGGCGGCCATGGTCGAGGCGGGCGTACCACTGGTATATGGCACCGATCTTGGCAACTCCGGGACGGTTTCTGGTGTCGACCCGCGCGAGCTCGATCGGCTGGCGCAAGCCGGACTCGGCAGGTGGGGAGCGTTGCGTGCGGCCACCGACCGCGCCGCGCAAAGCGCCGGGATGGACCGCTCGCTCGGGTTTATCCGCGAAGGGCAGGTCGCGCGGTGCGTCGTGCTGTCCGACGACCCGATCAAAGAGCCGGGAGCATGGCGGGCGCCGACCGCTGTGGTGGTCCGTGGCAGGGTGATAAGACCATGA